The Methylomonas montana genome has a window encoding:
- the uvrD gene encoding DNA helicase II, producing the protein MDVSSIIASLNDDQRLAVSAPMQAMLVLAGAGSGKTRVLVHRIAWHIQVNHISPYNILAVTFTNKAANEMRNRIEDLLKTSARAMWIGTFHGLAHRLLRQHAKQAKLPDTFQVMDSDDQLRIIKRLIKNLNLDDSKWPPKQAQWFINAQKDEGIRAKHLQDSGDFYNRQMRQIYLAYEEVCERSGLVDFAELLLRAHELLRDNADLLAFYRERFQQVHVDEFQDTNTIQYAWLRLLTEGNNNLFVVGDDDQSIYGWRGAKIENIFNFQKHYPEHGIVRLEQNYRSSGHILKAANTLIANNDNRMGKELWTDAGEGHAISLYSAFNEQDEAYFVVEKIRQWVRDGGLRSDTAILYRSNAQSRQFEERLMTTATPYRVYGGLRFFERMEIKNALAYLRLSTNPHDDPSFERVVNTPTRGIGAKTLDDMRILARQLQLSLWQAALAMLEQNQLPARAANALRGFLNLIVALGETTKDLSLHETVKQIVETSGLIELYKKEKQDKGEARVENLEELVNAARLFDYDSENAENMGELDMFLAHAALEAGEMQGEVDEDCVQLMTLHSAKGLEFKLVFLVGLEEGLFPSQQALDDAGRLQEERRLCYVGITRAMQQLYLTHAESRRLYGKDSYPRASRFLRELPQESIQEIRLRANVSRPAANSAPQTKSLGSKGTYKLGQPVRHEKFGEGVVLQMEGEGEQERVQINFRNAGIKWLMLAYAKLETV; encoded by the coding sequence ATGGATGTCTCTTCTATCATTGCCTCATTGAACGACGACCAACGTCTGGCCGTTTCCGCCCCGATGCAAGCCATGCTGGTACTGGCCGGCGCCGGTAGCGGCAAAACCCGCGTACTGGTGCATCGCATCGCCTGGCACATCCAGGTCAACCATATTTCGCCCTACAACATTCTGGCAGTGACGTTTACCAATAAAGCTGCCAACGAAATGCGCAACCGCATCGAGGACTTACTCAAGACCTCAGCCCGCGCCATGTGGATCGGCACGTTTCATGGACTGGCCCATCGTTTACTGCGGCAACACGCCAAACAAGCCAAACTACCGGACACGTTTCAAGTGATGGACAGCGACGATCAACTACGGATCATCAAACGGCTGATCAAAAACCTGAATCTGGACGACAGCAAGTGGCCACCGAAACAGGCGCAATGGTTTATCAACGCCCAAAAAGACGAGGGCATCCGCGCCAAGCACCTGCAAGACAGCGGTGACTTTTATAACCGGCAGATGCGGCAGATTTACCTGGCTTACGAAGAGGTTTGCGAGCGTTCCGGACTGGTCGATTTTGCCGAACTGCTGCTGCGAGCTCACGAATTGCTGCGCGATAACGCAGATTTGCTGGCGTTTTACCGCGAGCGCTTCCAACAGGTGCATGTCGACGAATTTCAAGACACCAACACTATTCAATACGCGTGGCTTAGGCTGCTCACCGAAGGCAACAACAATCTGTTCGTGGTCGGCGACGACGACCAATCGATTTACGGCTGGCGGGGCGCCAAAATCGAAAATATCTTCAATTTCCAAAAGCACTATCCGGAGCACGGCATCGTCCGCCTGGAACAAAACTATCGCTCCAGCGGCCACATTTTAAAGGCCGCCAACACCTTGATCGCTAACAACGACAACCGGATGGGCAAGGAACTGTGGACCGACGCCGGCGAAGGCCATGCCATTTCCTTGTATTCGGCATTTAACGAGCAAGACGAAGCCTATTTCGTCGTCGAGAAAATCCGGCAATGGGTCAGAGATGGCGGCTTGCGTAGCGACACCGCGATACTGTACCGCTCCAATGCCCAATCCCGCCAGTTCGAAGAACGCTTGATGACCACTGCCACACCTTATCGGGTTTACGGCGGCCTGCGCTTTTTCGAGCGGATGGAAATCAAAAACGCCCTCGCCTATCTGCGCCTGTCCACCAATCCGCACGACGATCCCTCCTTCGAACGCGTAGTCAATACGCCGACGCGCGGCATCGGCGCCAAAACACTGGACGACATGCGTATCCTGGCCCGCCAACTACAGCTCTCGCTGTGGCAGGCAGCTTTGGCGATGTTGGAACAAAACCAGTTACCGGCCCGCGCCGCCAATGCCTTGCGCGGCTTCTTAAATCTGATTGTCGCACTCGGCGAAACCACTAAAGATTTGAGTCTGCATGAAACAGTCAAACAAATCGTCGAAACCAGCGGGCTGATCGAGCTTTATAAAAAAGAAAAACAAGACAAAGGCGAAGCTCGGGTGGAAAACCTGGAAGAGCTGGTTAACGCCGCCAGGCTATTCGATTACGACAGCGAAAACGCCGAAAACATGGGCGAACTGGACATGTTTTTAGCGCATGCGGCATTGGAAGCTGGAGAAATGCAAGGCGAAGTCGACGAAGACTGTGTACAACTGATGACGCTGCATTCCGCCAAGGGCCTGGAATTCAAGCTGGTGTTTTTAGTGGGATTGGAAGAAGGCCTATTCCCTTCTCAACAAGCGTTGGACGATGCCGGCCGCTTGCAGGAAGAACGCCGGCTTTGCTACGTCGGCATTACCCGCGCCATGCAACAGCTGTATTTGACGCACGCGGAGTCAAGGCGCCTTTACGGCAAGGACAGTTATCCACGCGCCTCGCGGTTTTTGCGAGAACTGCCGCAGGAGTCGATTCAGGAAATCAGGTTACGCGCCAATGTCAGCAGACCGGCCGCCAATAGCGCACCGCAAACCAAAAGTCTGGGCAGCAAGGGCACTTACAAACTGGGCCAGCCTGTCAGGCACGAGAAATTTGGCGAAGGTGTGGTATTGCAAATGGAAGGCGAAGGCGAGCAGGAACGGGTGCAGATCAATTTCCGCAACGCCGGCATCAAATGGCTGATGCTGGCATATGCCAAGTTGGAGACGGTTTAA
- the pyk gene encoding pyruvate kinase, whose protein sequence is MLLRRTKILATLGPATDKPGVLEDLFEAGIDVVRLNFSHGSAQDHIDRANRVRAISKQTGRRVGILADLQGPKIRIERFKENKVWLEEGQDFALDINLGKLDGDNTQVGISYEPLAREVKPGTRLLLDDGRVVLDVVNVIDNTRVNTKVVVGGDLSNNKGINLLGGGLSAAALTDKDKEDIKTIAVIQADYVAISFPRTAADMNEARSLLEAQGCYAGLVAKVERAEAMEVIDEIILASDAIMVARGDLGVEIGDANLPAAQKLLIQRSRELNRAVITATQMMESMIENPIPTRAEVFDVANAIVDGTDAIMLSAETASGKHPVKTVQAMVRICLETEKQPSVTKSMHRMTDNFSRIDEAIAMSAMYMANHTEIAGIASLTESGSTPLWMSRISSDIPIFAFSSCERTLGRVTLYKGVFPIPFAKEKMESASVTQSLIKALKARGVVKAGDALIRTKGDLTGASGGTNSLKVINVTED, encoded by the coding sequence ATGCTGTTACGTAGAACCAAAATCCTAGCTACGCTGGGACCTGCCACGGACAAACCCGGCGTACTCGAGGATTTGTTCGAAGCCGGTATCGATGTTGTCCGCTTGAATTTCTCGCACGGCTCGGCGCAGGATCATATCGATCGCGCCAACCGGGTCAGAGCAATCAGCAAACAAACCGGGCGCCGCGTCGGTATTCTGGCCGATTTACAAGGTCCGAAAATCCGTATCGAGCGCTTTAAAGAAAACAAAGTCTGGCTGGAAGAAGGTCAGGATTTTGCCTTGGATATCAATCTAGGCAAACTGGATGGCGACAACACGCAAGTGGGCATCAGCTACGAGCCATTGGCGCGCGAAGTCAAGCCGGGTACCCGCCTGTTGCTGGATGACGGTCGGGTGGTGTTGGATGTGGTTAATGTCATCGACAATACCCGCGTAAACACTAAAGTCGTGGTGGGTGGCGATTTGTCCAACAACAAAGGTATCAACCTGTTGGGCGGCGGCTTGTCTGCGGCGGCTTTGACGGATAAAGACAAAGAAGACATCAAAACCATTGCGGTGATTCAGGCCGATTACGTGGCGATTTCGTTTCCACGTACCGCGGCTGACATGAACGAAGCCCGTAGTCTGCTGGAAGCGCAAGGTTGTTATGCCGGCTTGGTTGCGAAGGTGGAACGCGCGGAAGCGATGGAAGTCATCGACGAAATCATTCTGGCATCCGACGCCATCATGGTGGCGCGCGGCGACTTGGGTGTGGAAATCGGCGATGCCAACCTGCCGGCGGCGCAAAAACTGCTGATCCAACGTTCACGCGAGTTGAACCGGGCCGTGATCACCGCGACTCAGATGATGGAATCGATGATCGAAAATCCGATCCCAACCCGTGCGGAAGTGTTCGACGTCGCCAACGCCATCGTCGACGGCACCGACGCGATCATGTTGTCTGCGGAAACCGCCTCTGGCAAGCATCCGGTTAAAACCGTGCAAGCTATGGTGCGCATCTGTCTGGAGACCGAAAAACAACCGAGCGTGACCAAGTCCATGCACCGGATGACCGATAATTTCTCGCGTATCGACGAGGCTATCGCGATGTCTGCGATGTACATGGCGAATCATACCGAAATCGCCGGTATTGCCTCGCTGACCGAGTCGGGTTCTACGCCGCTGTGGATGTCCAGAATCAGCTCCGATATCCCTATCTTTGCATTCAGCAGTTGCGAGCGTACTTTGGGCCGAGTGACTCTGTACAAGGGAGTGTTCCCCATTCCGTTTGCCAAGGAAAAGATGGAATCGGCCAGCGTGACTCAAAGCCTGATTAAGGCTTTGAAAGCGCGTGGTGTAGTGAAAGCGGGCGATGCATTGATTCGAACCAAAGGCGATTTAACCGGCGCCAGCGGCGGAACCAATTCGCTGAAAGTCATCAACGTGACCGAAGATTAA
- a CDS encoding YgaP family membrane protein translates to MSFDYKRLIKFEHNIGDKDKKVRMVSGVVLLAVSLFTASILMLVVGLVLVATSYVGWCPAYSGFDKNTLGSNVTDGQ, encoded by the coding sequence ATGAGCTTCGATTATAAACGTTTGATCAAGTTTGAACACAACATCGGCGATAAAGATAAAAAAGTCCGCATGGTTTCGGGTGTGGTGTTGCTGGCCGTTTCGTTGTTTACCGCCAGCATTTTGATGTTGGTGGTGGGTCTGGTCTTGGTGGCCACCAGTTATGTCGGCTGGTGTCCGGCTTACTCCGGTTTCGATAAGAACACCCTGGGTAGCAATGTGACTGACGGTCAATAA
- a CDS encoding FxsA family protein, whose product MKTMQVLFIAFLIVPFVEIYVLLQVGGMIGAFPTIFLVVLTAALGAWLLRRQGFATWQRFQTALAQGGIPAYEMIEGPILLVGGALLLTPGFFTDLLGFACLIPALRRRIAMYIIEQHLLKTQIGSVFKQSRTDQTIIEGEYKKED is encoded by the coding sequence ATGAAAACCATGCAAGTTCTATTTATCGCTTTTTTGATCGTTCCGTTTGTAGAAATCTATGTGTTATTGCAAGTGGGCGGAATGATCGGTGCTTTTCCGACCATTTTCTTGGTGGTACTTACCGCCGCGCTGGGCGCCTGGCTGTTGCGCCGCCAAGGCTTTGCCACCTGGCAACGTTTCCAGACCGCGCTGGCGCAAGGCGGAATTCCAGCTTATGAAATGATCGAAGGGCCTATTTTGCTGGTTGGCGGCGCTTTATTGCTAACACCGGGATTTTTTACCGATTTGCTGGGATTCGCCTGCCTGATACCGGCGCTACGCAGAAGAATTGCCATGTACATAATCGAGCAACATTTGCTCAAGACTCAGATTGGCTCGGTATTCAAGCAATCGCGCACCGATCAGACCATCATCGAAGGCGAATATAAGAAAGAAGACTAG
- the ylqF gene encoding ribosome biogenesis GTPase YlqF, with amino-acid sequence MQIQWYPGHMHKASKEIKYALPDIDLLIEILDARIPYSSQNPMLAGLRGDKPTIRVLSKTDLADPDLTREWQAYLEREQAVKTLAVTTQQPEKIKQIIDLCAKMLPEKTAANKVIRTMIMGIPNVGKSTIINVLAGRTIAKTGNEPAVTKQQQRINLPNNIVLSDTPGVLWPNVENRHSGYRLAVTGAIKDTAFQHDDIALYALEYLTKAYPSLIQRRYQLETLPGEALNLLQAIGAKRGCLRSGGIVELDKAAKLLLNELRAGTLGQITLETPEMIEAEMVELATIREEKATRKVARKRR; translated from the coding sequence ATGCAAATTCAATGGTATCCCGGCCATATGCACAAGGCCAGCAAGGAGATCAAGTACGCCTTGCCTGACATCGATTTGCTGATAGAAATCCTCGACGCCCGCATCCCATACAGCAGCCAAAACCCGATGCTGGCCGGTTTGCGCGGCGACAAACCCACCATCCGCGTGCTCAGCAAAACCGATTTGGCCGATCCCGACCTGACCCGAGAATGGCAAGCTTATTTGGAACGGGAACAAGCGGTGAAAACTTTGGCCGTCACCACGCAACAGCCGGAAAAAATCAAACAGATTATCGACTTGTGCGCCAAGATGCTGCCGGAGAAAACCGCAGCCAATAAGGTGATCCGTACCATGATCATGGGCATCCCCAATGTCGGCAAGTCCACCATCATCAATGTGCTGGCCGGCCGCACCATCGCCAAAACCGGCAACGAACCGGCCGTCACCAAGCAACAGCAGCGCATCAATCTGCCCAACAACATCGTGTTATCCGACACGCCCGGCGTGCTATGGCCGAATGTGGAAAATCGCCACAGCGGTTACCGGCTGGCGGTGACCGGCGCGATCAAGGATACCGCGTTTCAACATGACGACATTGCCCTGTACGCCCTGGAATACTTGACTAAAGCCTACCCGAGCCTGATCCAGCGACGTTATCAACTGGAAACCTTGCCCGGCGAAGCATTGAACTTGCTGCAAGCCATCGGCGCCAAGCGCGGTTGCTTGCGTAGCGGCGGTATAGTCGAACTGGACAAGGCCGCTAAATTGCTATTGAACGAACTCCGCGCCGGCACCTTGGGCCAAATCACACTGGAAACCCCGGAGATGATAGAAGCGGAAATGGTGGAACTGGCCACGATTCGCGAGGAAAAAGCGACCAGGAAAGTAGCGAGAAAGCGGCGTTAG
- a CDS encoding TlpA family protein disulfide reductase — MNRKILIVILIAVAALAAGLFARQYLASGEASQAVAPLNFSLPDLADKPQSVEQWHGKILIINFWATWCPPCLKEIPEFIKLQGEYKDKGVQFIGIAIEDKQPVQDYLKRININYPVLIGGEGATMLAQQLGNVINTVPFTVIVNQQGQIVHRQLGELTRQKILEVVEPLLTTK, encoded by the coding sequence ATGAATCGAAAAATACTAATCGTGATATTGATCGCCGTTGCCGCGTTGGCGGCCGGTCTTTTTGCGCGTCAATACCTTGCCAGTGGCGAAGCCAGCCAAGCTGTCGCACCGTTGAATTTCAGTTTGCCGGATCTAGCGGATAAGCCGCAATCGGTCGAGCAATGGCACGGCAAAATATTGATTATCAATTTCTGGGCAACCTGGTGTCCGCCGTGTTTGAAGGAAATTCCCGAATTCATCAAGCTTCAGGGCGAATATAAAGATAAAGGTGTGCAATTTATTGGCATCGCTATTGAAGATAAACAGCCGGTGCAGGACTATCTAAAGCGCATCAATATCAATTACCCGGTATTGATTGGCGGGGAGGGGGCGACGATGTTGGCTCAACAATTGGGTAACGTCATCAACACCGTGCCGTTCACTGTCATCGTCAATCAACAAGGTCAGATTGTGCATCGTCAGCTCGGCGAGCTGACACGACAGAAAATTCTGGAAGTCGTGGAGCCGTTGTTGACGACAAAATAA
- the gap gene encoding type I glyceraldehyde-3-phosphate dehydrogenase: protein MAIKVAINGYGRIGRNVLRALYESGRTSEIQIVAINDLGDSKTNAHLTKYDTVHGKFPFEVSVDGDYIVVNGDRIRVLAERDPAKLPWAELGIDVVHECTGFFTSKAKASAHITAGAKKVIISAPGGADVDATVVYGVNHTSLKASDTVISNASCTTNCLAPLVKPLMDTIGVDHGLMTTIHSYTNDQVLTDVYHSDLHRARSATQSMIPTKTGAAAAVGLVLPEMKGKLDGFAMRVPTINVSVVDLCFQASRNTTKEEIDGILREAAAGSLKGILAINDEPLVSSDFNHNPHSSIYESSLTKVTGGNFVKVLSWYDNEWGFSNRMLDTTVALFNAK, encoded by the coding sequence ATGGCAATTAAAGTTGCAATTAACGGTTATGGTCGTATCGGTCGCAATGTCTTGCGCGCTTTGTACGAATCTGGTCGCACTAGCGAGATTCAGATCGTCGCGATCAACGATTTGGGCGATTCCAAAACCAATGCACACTTGACCAAATACGATACCGTGCATGGTAAATTCCCTTTCGAAGTGTCTGTTGACGGCGATTACATTGTGGTCAATGGCGATAGAATCCGTGTTTTGGCTGAAAGAGATCCGGCTAAATTGCCTTGGGCTGAGCTGGGTATCGACGTGGTTCACGAGTGTACCGGTTTCTTCACCAGCAAAGCCAAAGCTTCTGCTCACATTACCGCCGGCGCGAAAAAAGTCATTATCTCAGCGCCAGGCGGTGCCGATGTCGACGCCACCGTGGTTTACGGTGTCAATCACACCAGCCTGAAAGCATCCGATACCGTTATCTCCAATGCGTCTTGCACCACTAACTGCTTGGCGCCACTGGTTAAACCATTGATGGATACCATTGGTGTGGATCACGGTTTGATGACCACTATCCACTCATACACCAACGACCAGGTGTTGACTGACGTGTATCACAGCGACTTGCACCGTGCCCGTTCCGCGACTCAATCCATGATCCCCACCAAAACCGGTGCCGCTGCCGCGGTAGGTTTGGTATTGCCGGAAATGAAAGGCAAACTGGACGGTTTTGCAATGCGCGTACCTACCATCAATGTTTCTGTGGTGGATTTGTGCTTCCAGGCCTCACGCAACACCACAAAAGAAGAAATCGATGGCATTTTGCGTGAAGCAGCTGCCGGTTCCTTGAAAGGTATCCTGGCAATCAACGACGAGCCATTGGTGTCTTCTGATTTCAATCACAATCCACATTCATCTATCTACGAGTCATCCTTGACTAAAGTGACCGGCGGCAACTTCGTGAAAGTGCTGTCTTGGTACGATAACGAATGGGGTTTCTCAAACCGTATGCTTGACACTACCGTTGCATTATTCAACGCCAAATAA
- the dsbD gene encoding protein-disulfide reductase DsbD: protein MPCHRLILLCLLAVFFRSAMALDSQDFLPPEQAFKLTASAASVDTVELNWQIAEGYHLYRDKTKFQSQTESIQLGQADMPAGSAEHDPALGEVVVYRNALTVVLPLINQNHESQLKLLVKYQGCADAGVCYPPQKVVLDVALPAAQPVENSGALTQFVKGLKGLTPGLFSSELLPPEQAFQFLATLKDPYTVQANWQIAEGYYLYKDKLAVKLVGGTQTRLTPLQLPEGAAYHDAEFGQVQIYRNQISVDIPLLRDSTAAETIKLLAKFQGCADRGVCYPPMQSEVSLDLPQADILPAKPVAAATELSEQDRIVKALRSDSLALTLFSFFGFGLLLAFTPCVFPMIPILSGIIVGHGDRIGTRKAFLLSLSYVFASALMYTVFGILAALFGSNLQATFQAPWVIAVFSGLFVLLSLSMFGFYQLEVPKSLQALLHNSSDKHRDGSYWGAGIMGALSSLIVGPCVAAPLAAALIYIGQTGDVALGGSALFSMGLGMGVPLLLLGASAGKLLPKAGAWLNSTKAVFGVVMLVVAVWMLSRILPPAVTMFLWALLLVVPAIFLGAIDPLPEAASGWRKLWKGLGIIMLVFGILQLIGISAGNSNPLQPLQGMSLSAEAKPVQGLDFQRVASVQELEQRIEQAAANGKSVMLDFYAEWCISCKEMEAYTFTDARVKQQLANFVVLQADVTANNEADKALLKRFDLIGPPGIIFWGADGRERAAQRVIGYQDAATFLKTLQQL, encoded by the coding sequence ATGCCTTGCCATCGACTGATTTTGTTGTGTCTGCTGGCCGTTTTTTTTCGCAGCGCGATGGCGCTGGACAGTCAGGATTTTTTGCCGCCGGAGCAGGCGTTTAAACTAACGGCTTCTGCGGCAAGCGTCGATACAGTCGAACTTAACTGGCAGATTGCTGAAGGCTATCACCTGTATCGTGATAAGACTAAATTCCAATCTCAAACCGAGTCGATTCAACTGGGTCAGGCCGATATGCCGGCAGGTAGCGCCGAGCACGACCCAGCGTTGGGCGAAGTGGTGGTATACCGCAATGCGTTGACGGTGGTGTTGCCGCTGATTAATCAAAACCATGAGTCGCAATTAAAACTGTTGGTTAAATATCAGGGCTGCGCCGATGCCGGCGTTTGCTATCCGCCTCAGAAGGTGGTGTTGGATGTAGCGTTGCCGGCCGCACAACCGGTCGAGAATAGCGGTGCGCTCACGCAGTTCGTCAAAGGTCTGAAGGGTTTGACGCCCGGCTTGTTTTCCAGCGAATTGTTGCCGCCCGAACAAGCTTTCCAGTTTTTGGCGACGCTGAAAGACCCCTATACCGTGCAAGCCAATTGGCAAATCGCAGAAGGTTATTATCTTTACAAGGATAAACTGGCGGTAAAGCTCGTGGGGGGCACGCAGACGCGCCTGACGCCATTGCAGCTTCCGGAAGGCGCCGCTTATCACGATGCCGAGTTTGGGCAGGTGCAAATCTACCGTAATCAGATCAGCGTCGATATTCCACTATTACGCGATAGTACGGCCGCCGAAACCATCAAGTTGCTGGCAAAATTCCAAGGTTGCGCCGACCGGGGTGTTTGCTATCCCCCCATGCAATCCGAAGTGAGTCTGGATTTGCCGCAAGCAGATATTTTGCCGGCCAAGCCGGTAGCTGCAGCCACGGAATTGTCGGAGCAGGACAGAATCGTCAAGGCTTTGCGCAGCGACAGTTTAGCGTTGACGCTATTCAGTTTTTTTGGATTTGGGTTGTTGCTGGCTTTTACGCCCTGCGTGTTTCCGATGATTCCAATCCTATCCGGCATCATCGTTGGTCACGGCGATCGGATTGGTACCCGCAAAGCCTTTTTGTTGTCCTTGAGTTACGTGTTCGCGTCGGCCTTAATGTACACGGTGTTTGGTATTTTGGCGGCCTTGTTCGGCAGTAATCTACAAGCCACCTTTCAAGCACCTTGGGTGATTGCGGTTTTTTCCGGATTGTTTGTATTGTTATCGTTGTCGATGTTTGGCTTTTATCAACTGGAAGTACCGAAATCGTTGCAAGCCTTGTTACATAACTCCAGCGACAAGCATCGAGATGGCTCGTATTGGGGAGCGGGCATCATGGGTGCCTTATCGTCTCTGATCGTCGGTCCGTGCGTGGCGGCGCCATTGGCGGCCGCATTGATTTATATCGGCCAGACCGGCGATGTGGCGCTGGGTGGCTCGGCGTTGTTTTCGATGGGCCTAGGCATGGGTGTGCCGCTGTTGTTGTTGGGAGCCTCGGCCGGAAAACTACTGCCTAAAGCAGGGGCTTGGCTGAATTCCACCAAAGCCGTGTTCGGTGTGGTGATGCTGGTGGTGGCGGTGTGGATGCTGTCGCGCATCCTGCCGCCTGCGGTGACGATGTTTTTGTGGGCCTTGCTGTTGGTCGTTCCGGCGATTTTTCTCGGTGCGATCGATCCCTTGCCCGAAGCGGCATCCGGCTGGCGTAAGTTGTGGAAAGGCCTTGGCATTATAATGTTGGTATTCGGAATATTGCAGTTGATCGGAATCAGTGCCGGCAACAGCAATCCGTTGCAACCGCTACAGGGTATGAGTTTGAGTGCTGAAGCGAAGCCGGTCCAGGGTCTCGATTTTCAACGCGTGGCGTCTGTGCAGGAATTGGAACAACGAATCGAACAAGCAGCGGCGAATGGGAAATCGGTGATGCTGGATTTCTATGCCGAGTGGTGCATTTCCTGCAAGGAAATGGAGGCTTATACCTTCACCGATGCGCGGGTAAAACAACAGTTGGCTAATTTCGTAGTGTTGCAGGCAGACGTCACGGCCAATAACGAGGCCGATAAAGCGCTGCTAAAACGCTTCGATCTGATTGGGCCGCCTGGCATCATCTTTTGGGGGGCGGACGGCAGAGAGCGGGCCGCGCAACGCGTCATCGGCTATCAGGATGCCGCCACTTTTTTAAAAACCTTGCAGCAATTATGA
- the aroQ gene encoding type II 3-dehydroquinate dehydratase — MAKFTVLNGPNLNLLGVREPGLYGNKTLQSIQQGLEQLAASLGHQLTFLQSNAEHEIIEQIHQAYRQGVDFIIINPAAFTHTSVAIRDALLATKIAFIEVHLSNVHAREPFRRHSYFSDIAVGVICGLGANGYELALQAAHQILIERTQNNGY; from the coding sequence ATGGCAAAGTTCACTGTTCTCAATGGACCCAATTTAAATCTGTTAGGTGTTCGAGAGCCGGGGTTATACGGTAATAAGACATTGCAAAGCATTCAGCAGGGGTTGGAGCAGTTGGCCGCAAGTCTCGGCCATCAACTGACTTTCCTGCAAAGCAACGCCGAGCATGAAATTATTGAACAAATTCATCAAGCCTATCGGCAGGGCGTCGATTTCATCATCATCAATCCTGCCGCATTTACTCATACCAGCGTGGCAATTCGCGATGCCTTGCTGGCAACCAAGATTGCATTCATAGAAGTACATTTATCGAACGTGCATGCCCGTGAGCCTTTTAGAAGACATTCGTATTTTTCGGATATCGCCGTCGGCGTTATCTGCGGATTGGGGGCGAACGGTTACGAATTGGCTTTACAAGCCGCTCATCAGATATTAATAGAGAGAACTCAGAACAATGGATATTAG
- the accB gene encoding acetyl-CoA carboxylase biotin carboxyl carrier protein translates to MDIRKIKKLIDLIEESDIAEIEISEGEESVRISRYSAAAPVQYAAPVAVGQASIAAAPVAVVPVEEKISGHVVKSPMVGTFYRSASPGSAAFVEIGQSVSTGQTLCIIEAMKILNQIEADKSGKIKQILVENGHPVEYGQPLFIIE, encoded by the coding sequence ATGGATATTAGAAAAATAAAAAAACTGATTGATCTTATCGAGGAATCCGATATTGCTGAGATTGAGATTAGCGAAGGCGAAGAATCAGTCAGAATCAGTCGTTATTCCGCAGCTGCGCCTGTGCAATACGCCGCGCCGGTTGCCGTTGGTCAGGCGTCAATTGCGGCTGCTCCGGTAGCAGTTGTACCAGTCGAAGAAAAAATCAGCGGCCATGTCGTCAAGTCGCCGATGGTCGGTACTTTTTATCGTTCTGCGTCACCCGGTTCGGCGGCGTTTGTCGAGATAGGTCAATCGGTTAGCACGGGTCAAACTTTGTGCATTATTGAAGCGATGAAAATTCTCAATCAGATCGAAGCCGATAAAAGCGGCAAAATCAAACAAATTCTGGTTGAAAACGGCCATCCGGTCGAATATGGCCAACCTTTGTTCATCATCGAATAA
- the cutA gene encoding divalent-cation tolerance protein CutA, whose product MHQLILCTCPDAETADKLAGALINEKLAACVNIMPGIRSVYEWQGKVEITQEHLLLIKSHQDRYAAIEATLQSLHPYQLPEIIAVAIERGSLDYLKWIDSCLAID is encoded by the coding sequence ATGCATCAATTGATTCTTTGTACCTGTCCGGACGCCGAAACCGCCGATAAACTGGCAGGTGCGTTAATCAACGAGAAGTTGGCGGCCTGCGTGAATATTATGCCGGGTATACGTTCGGTATACGAATGGCAGGGCAAAGTTGAAATTACTCAGGAACATTTGCTGCTCATCAAAAGTCATCAGGACCGCTATGCGGCTATTGAGGCCACTCTGCAAAGCCTGCATCCTTACCAACTCCCGGAAATTATTGCGGTCGCGATCGAGCGCGGCTCCTTGGATTATTTGAAATGGATAGACTCATGCCTTGCCATCGACTGA